The Nerophis lumbriciformis linkage group LG05, RoL_Nlum_v2.1, whole genome shotgun sequence genome contains a region encoding:
- the rwdd gene encoding RWD domain-containing protein 4, whose product MTTNEDQEMELEALRSIYEGDECFKELSPVSFQLRIGDLEDSKSFILDVTWPETYPEIGPQISLDGFFNNRLAPDTKQLILSKLEEQVEANVGTAMMYTLFEWAKENQEALMENHTPVVTAVTLTSNSEVTLTTATAKKKEKREQLTKAQKRRIIGRTDHKGELPRGWNWIDVIKHVSGSTSESKPGETGSHFCCSNCCSPLCCS is encoded by the exons ATGACAACAAACGAGGATCAAGAG ATGGAGTTGGAAGCTCTTCGCTCTATCTATGAGGGCGATGAATGTTTTAAAGAGCTTAGTCCAGTTTCCTTTCAATTACGA ATAGGAGACCTGGAGGACTCCAAATCATTCATCCTGGATGTAACATGGCCAGAGACGTACCCAGAGATTGGCCCACAAATCTCCCTTGATGGCTTTTTTAACAACAGACT CGCTCCAGACACGAAGCAGCTCATCCTATCCAAGCTGGAGGAGCAAGTGGAGGCCAATGTGGGCACTGCAATGATGTACACACTGTTTGAGTGGGCCAAAGAGAACCAGGAAGCCCTGATGGAGAACCACACACCTGTAGTCACTGCTGTG ACCTTAACGTCCAACAGTGAGGTGACATTGACCACGGCGACTGCCAAAAAGAAGGAGAAGAGGGAGCAGCTGACCAAAGCTCAGAAGAGGAGGATCATCGGTCGAACAG ACCACAAAGGGGAATTGCCCAGAGGTTGGAACTGGATCGACGTTATCAAA CACGTAAGTGGATCAACATCTGAATCGAAACCGGGTGAGACTGGTTCACACTTCTGTTGCAGTAATTGTTGTTCTCCACTGTGTTGTAGCTGA